A single genomic interval of Natator depressus isolate rNatDep1 chromosome 16, rNatDep2.hap1, whole genome shotgun sequence harbors:
- the LOC142000041 gene encoding alpha-1-acid glycoprotein 1-like, which translates to MALTCIAIILGLAHLLTAKPLDCEPLVPETIDNATMTKLLGKWFYIVGASQHPRTLKEMELIKNAYYFIYPSSHQDNFPVTQVMKLKDKCVVDNSSYISVIWDNFTMILHGPNETGIAQLIKSRSEDTMTLYHIDGTHKGLSISARAQNMSTEQLEEFKTQVACLGLKEEETFYSLDKDLCPMEEENDKKHSVELIEPSLG; encoded by the exons ATGGCACTGACCTGCATTGCTATTATTCTTGGTTTAGCACATCTCCTTACTGCTAAACCCCTGGATTGTGAGCCTCTAGTTCCAGAAACCATTGACAATGCAACAATGACCAAG CTGCTGGGCAAATGGTTCTACATTGTTGGGGCCTCTCAGCACCCACGCACCCTAAAGGAGATGGAATTGATAAAGAATGCTTATTACTTCATATACCCTAGCAGCCATCAAGACAACTTCCCCGTCACACAAGTCATGAAACT GAAGGACAAGTGTGTGGTGGACAACTCCAGTTACATTTCAGTCATCTGGGACAATTTTACAATGATCCTGCACG GGCCAAACGAAACTGGCATAGCACAACTTATCAAGAGCCGCTCTGAAGACACTATGACACTATACCACATTGATGGGACCCACAAAGGGTTATCGATCTCGG CCCGGGCCCAAAACATGAGCACAGAGCAGCTGGAAGAATTCAAAACTCAAGTGGCATGCCTTGGATTGAAGGAAGAGGAAACATTCTATTCTCTAGATAAG GATCTGTGTCCCATGGAAGAAGAAAATGACAAAAAGCACTCAGTTGAACTGATAGAACCATCACTGGGGTAA